The sequence below is a genomic window from Oncorhynchus nerka isolate Pitt River linkage group LG7, Oner_Uvic_2.0, whole genome shotgun sequence.
cgctctaaccactaggctacctgccaccccacacaTACTACCCGGGTGAGAATATTAAACTGAGTTCCTAGTTAACTATAGATTTCTGGAGAAACGGTAACCATATATGAATTTGTGTTATGAGAACTAATCCGTTTTCCATTGTTCTGAGAAACTAGGGTTTAAACAGTCTCACTAACCCCAAGTACCTTCAGCTTGATCCAGACCTGGACAGGGCTAAAGTGTTATAAATGGTAAATAGATGGTCTACTGCTGGGCAGGGTTTTGTTAGTCTTGCAATGGGACAAAACCTGTCTGACACAGGTTATGAATACCTGACGGAACTTGGCCTGAGTGCAGGCATACAGGTACGTGTTGATGGCTGCATTACTGAGGCTCAGCATGCTACCAATGTCAGCCGCCACATTGATCTGCAGGTTGTAGTCGTTGCGATTCTGGCCGTAAAAGAAGGTGGTGCGTATGATGATCTGGGTGATTGCGTGGGTGACGGATAGCAGCACAAAGCTCATGGACACAGTCACCAGGAGCACGACAGACTTCCTCTTTCTGGAGCGCAGCAGGGGCGTCACCCTGTAGGCCCCTGAGGTTAGGTCGGCAGCCGTCAACACGTGGACCCTGTTGCTAAGGGAGATCTGTCGCAGAGTCACCCCGTTGAGGGTGAGGATGATGAGGAAAGGTAGGACGTAGGCCACTAAGGTCTGGGCCCCCACCAGGGCATGCACATAACCATGAGGGGCCTCAGGTTCGTATATACAGGCCCATTTGGTCTGGTTGTGGTCATAAACTGAGACATTGGACCAGTAGTAGGGTATTGCCAGGAGGTGGCTGAGGAGTAAGATGGTGGTGATGGCTGCTAAGGCACTGCGTGGGGTGCAGAGTTTGGTCTTGATGGCCCAGGTGTGGATGGCAATGAAGCGCTCTGCGGTGAAAACTACCACCAGCCAGGTTGAGGTGTTGTAGGCCCCGTAGCTGAATATGTCTCTCAGGCGGCACCAGGGCTCACGGCTCCAAAACGgctcctcaaatcaaatcaagcctcatttaaagtgcatttaaaatGGAGGGAACAGTTCCTAATACCATCAGTGTAATAACAACAAACACTAAAATCCATTACAAAGAaggccagggtttcccaaactcggtcctaggGCCCCCGTTTAGTTTTTTGCCCTAGAAGGGTTGATTATTTGTATCAGCTGTGTACTACTTGGGCAAAAACTAAAGCATGTACTAGGGAGGCCCCAGAACAAAGTTTGGGAAGCCCTGAAATAGGCTACTGGGTTAATAGAATGCTGTTTGCTGTTACTGTAGTAATTACAGCGTTACTATAGAAATCCAATGTAAACTTTTACTGACAGAACAAGAAATGAAAAGAACAGTGACATTTCTGATGAAATAAGTACCTCCTGGTAAAATTTGACAGTGATCTCCAGCACCACGATGAAGATGAGGACCAGAGTGTCAGCTACAGAGATGGCCATCAGGTAGAAGGTGCTGGACTTGGACAGCAGGCAGTTTCTCCGCCAGAAGATGAGAAAGGTAACAATGTTGGCTGGTGGAGGGATTTGTGTCATTACGGTTTTTCCATTGGAAACAAATCATACATGCATAGCCCCAACCAAGCTTATATCAGCCTTTGCTTAATGTTACTATAGCCATATAACCTCAGcataaaaaataaacgtcctctcaatgtcaactgcgtttattttcagcaaactaatCATGTGTAAATATGATTCAACAtatgagacaaactgaacaagttccacagacatgtgactaacagaaatggaatagtgtgtccctgaacaaaggggggtcaaaatcaaaggtAACAGTGAGGATCTGGTGTGGCCAACAGctgtattaagtactgcagtgcatctcctcctcatggactgcaccagattttccagttcttgctgtgagatgttaccccactcttccacctaacccggacatttctggggggaatggccctagccctcaccctccaattcAACATGTCCCAGAAGTGCTCAATGGGATGGAGATCCAGGCTCtgtgctggccatggcagaatactgacattcctgtcttgcaggaaatcacacacagaataggcagtatggctggtggtattgtcatgctggagggtcatgtcaggatgagcctgcaggaagggtaccacatgagggaggaggatgtctttcctgtaacgcacagcgttgagattgcctgcaatcacaacaagctcagttcgatgacgctgtgacacaccgccccagaccatgacggaccctccacctccaaatcgacccCGCTCCAGAataccgtgactcgtcagtgaagagcactttctcccagtcctgtctggtccagcgacggtgggtttgtgcccataagtgacgttgttgccggtgatgtctggtgaggacctgccttacaacaggcctacaagccctcagtccagcctctctcagcctattgcggaaagtgtgagcactgatggagggattgtgcgttcctggtgtaacttgggcagttgttgttgccatcctgtacctgtcccgcaggtgtgatgtttggatgtaccgatcctgtgcaggtgttgttacacgtggtctgccactgcgaggacgatcagctttccatcctgtctccctgtaacgctgtcttaggcgtctcacagtatagacattgcaatttattgccctggccacatctgcagtcctcatgcctccttgcagcatgcctaaggcacattcacgcaggtGAGCAGGGACCAtgtgcatctttcttttggtgtttttcagagtccgtagaatggcctctttagtgtccttggttttcataactgtgaccttaattgcctatcgtctgtaagctgttagtgtcttaatgaccgttctacaggtgcatgttcattaattgtttatggttcattgaacaagcatgggaaacagtttcATTTTAATAATTTATTTGATCATTTTCTCAAAGAAAGATTCATTATAACCATTAAATGCATTATCCATTAAATGCGGAATACATTAGATTTGTCAAATATATTTGTTGGAAAAAAATAACATGCATATTCTGATGTGTGCTGAACAAATGTACCAGTTTTCCTACAACGCCCCTAGTCATTGTACTCATCCATCTGTATAAGACAACCATACCTTGCAGCAATTAGTCCTATAGGTTTAGGTATACTCACAGGGGATGCCCACTATAGCCAAGGCTGGGTAGAACACAACCTGCAGAGTGACCATCCAGTGTTCCTCTTGGGGGTTCATGTCTTTACCCACCAGATATATTGTATACTATTAGCAGAAACAGCATCCAGGAGAGTCCCTCTCCTCTCAACATCACAGCACATATCTGTGCCTTTGTCATATCACTAAGAGTTAACCCCTCACAAGCACAACCCACACAGACATGCAAACGTGCACACGTGTCTTTATTTACCTATTGTTAATCATTACTCTGTGAGGATCTTTGAGGCACAGACAGCTTATTGGTTGGACTACAGAGGTTGGATATTCTACTCCCCTTGTGTGCATCTAAAGAACCTTCTTCCTCTCATTGATCTACTTTTCTTGCCTCATACTGACATCCAAGTTAACAACTCTAGGGAAAGAGAATGTTTTTGTAATGTTACCCGTCTAGGGAGAGAGAACATTTTCGTAATACCCGTAAATGTTCCTCTGTTGTTTCAGTGTCCAGTTTTCCGTTAGATCAGGGAACAACAGCAAAACCTCCTGAGAACCTATTAAGCAGGTATTGTTGTTAGAGTTAGGAGAACATTCAAATATGTCAAACAAAACTTAGCCAGAACATGGTTAGCATGTTCTCTGGACACGGATGTTCTTGCAATGTCCCATGAAACACGTCGAGAACATTAACATTggatattctgagaacatgtttcATGGGACATTGCAAGAACATCCGTGTCCAGTTTTCTAAAGGTTAGGGGAATATTTCATCAATGTCACACAAAACATACACAGAccatggttgccatgttctcagaataaatacagtgcctttgcgaaagtattcggcccccttgaactttgcgaccttttgccacatttcaggcttcaaacataaagatataaaactgtatttttttgtgaagaatcaacaacaagtgggacacaatcatgaagtggaatgacatttattggatatttcaaacttttttaacaaatcaaaaactgaaaaattgggcgtgcaaaattattcagcccccttaagttaatactttgtagcaccaccttttgctgcgattacagctgtaagtcgcttggggtatgtctctatcagttttgcacatcgagagactgaatttttttcccattcctccttgcaaaacagctcgagctcagtgaggttggatggagagcatttgtgaacagcagttttcagttctttccacagattctcgattggattcaggtctggactttgacttggccattctaacacctggatatgtttatttttgaaccattccattgtagattttgctttatgttttggatcattgtcttgttggaagacaaatctgcgtcccagtctcaggtcttttgcagactccatcaggttttcttccagaatggtcctgtatttggctccatccatcttccgatcaattttaaccatcttccttgtccctgctgaagaaaagtaggcccaaaccatgatgctgccaccaccatgtttgacagtggggatggtgtgtccAAGGTGATGGGcagtgttgcttttacgccaaacataacgttttgcattgttgtcaaaaagttcaattttggtttcatctgaccagagcaccttcttccacatgtttggtgtgtctcccaggtggcttgtggcaaactttaaacaacactttttatggatatctttaagaaatggctttattcttgccactcttccataaaggccagatttgtgcaatatacgactgattgttgtcctatggacagagtctcccacctcagctgtagatcttttTGGCCTGTCTGGTGACATCAACAGGcggtaaattggttaatagaccaataagaaaaagagatccaaacctctctgccaataacagcttgtTTCTAGTTTTCTAAGGATTAGAAGAAAATTCCAATAATGtcacaccaaacatacacagaaaatggttgccatgttctcagaatataatAAATTAATATTTTACACACATTTCATTGGAACACTGCAAGAACATTCCTGTGTCCAAAGATGTTTAACCATAGTGTTAATACATTATATTCAGAGAACG
It includes:
- the LOC115132591 gene encoding probable G-protein coupled receptor 139 — its product is MTQIPPPANIVTFLIFWRRNCLLSKSSTFYLMAISVADTLVLIFIVVLEITVKFYQEEPFWSREPWCRLRDIFSYGAYNTSTWLVVVFTAERFIAIHTWAIKTKLCTPRSALAAITTILLLSHLLAIPYYWSNVSVYDHNQTKWACIYEPEAPHGYVHALVGAQTLVAYVLPFLIILTLNGVTLRQISLSNRVHVLTAADLTSGAYRVTPLLRSRKRKSVVLLVTVSMSFVLLSVTHAITQIIIRTTFFYGQNRNDYNLQINVAADIGSMLSLSNAAINTYLYACTQAKFRQVNVV